Proteins from one Acropora muricata isolate sample 2 chromosome 9, ASM3666990v1, whole genome shotgun sequence genomic window:
- the LOC136928710 gene encoding uncharacterized protein — MPKKHAVKLKDGHYQISLLFKDREASVPNNKSQALQRANWLEKKLERDPRLSEDYKTLEQMNLQNGKGWYLPHHGVYHPHKPGKIRVVFDCSAKFNGVSLNSMLYKGPDFTNSLIGVLTRFRQDRIAVTADIQSMFYQVRVSNGDSSFLRFLWWENGDMTRELQEYHMLVHLFGAISSPACANFALRKTAEDNKDSFSLEVTNSVKRNFNVDDCLKSLPSEPNAIAHVNSLRSLLSRGGFRLTKWISNSPMVNEAIPDSERSKEIKSTDTDKDDPHVQRALGIQWCVRSDTFGFSICPKPRSPTRRGVLSAASSIFDPLGFLAPFILTPKQILQDLCRIKLEWDEEIPPQDMPRWENWLLDLPKLSSFSISRCLMPAEFGQVASSQLHHFSDASEDGYGSVSYLRLVNEEGGIHCAFLFGKSRVTPLKAVTIPRLEVSAATMSVRHDRMLKREIEIPLSMPSMFWSDSMSVLRYIKNETKRFHTFVANRISMIRDGLTPNQWRYVEGIVNPGDSASRPMTAEALLSRNQWLMGPEFLWQPEEEWPQNPSLGSIPCEDPEVKADIKVSMVSITKSVHPLTEYFHRVSSWYRLKKSIAWFLRYRDNLRRLVERKKSRESIRSVRMKDLCFITVEEMQIAELEILKNVQRYHFPEEFEELEKSKNATCVRKSSSLRSLDPIFVDGLLRVGGGLASAPIPLESKHQIILPKKDYVTNLVAKYYHVISGHSGREYVLNLVREKFWIINASSVIRRVLSKCLSCRRRQRPLCEQKMADIPADRITPDKPPFTSVGVDCFGPLQVRRGRSLVKRYGVIFTCMTIRAVHLEVAHSLDTDSFLMALRRFIARRGQVKIIRSDNATNFTSGERELRESINAWNQSKIHDTLLQKNIKWICNHPNGSHFGGAWERCIRTARKILQAQLQMQTIDDESLPTLLCEVESIMIGRPLTSVSTDQRDLEALTPNHLLLLQAETQLPPGLFSEEDCFSRRRWKHVQYLSNIFWRRWSKEYLPQLQTRQK; from the coding sequence ATGCCGAAGAAACATGCAGTGAAACTGAAGGACGGTCATTACCAAATTTCCTTACTATTTAAAGATCGTGAAGCTTCCGTTCCCAACAACAAATCACAAGCCCTGCAGCGCGCCAACTGGTTGGAGAAAAAACTTGAAAGAGACCCAAGGTTGTCTGAAGATTACAAGACCTTGGAACAGATGAATCTTCAGAACGGAAAAGGGTGGTACCTACCTCACCACGGGGTGTACCACCCCCACAAACCAGGAAAGATTCGGGTGGTTTTCGATTGCTCAGCCAAGTTTAACGGAGTATCTCTGAACAGCATGCTATACAAAGGTCCAGACTTCACCAATTCTTTGATCGGAGTGTTAACACGATTCCGTCAGGATAGAATTGCAGTTACGGCAGATATCCAGTCTATGTTTTATCAAGTGAGAGTTTCAAACGGTGACAGTTCCTTTCTACGCTTTCTGTGGTGGGAAAATGGTGACATGACAAGAGAATTACAAGAATATCACATGCTCGTGCACTTGTTTGGAGCTATATCATCACCGGCCTGTGCAAACTTCGCTCTTCGAAAAACAGCTGAAGATAATAAAGACAGTTTCTCCCTTGAAGTCACCAACTCAGTGAAGAGGAATTTCAATGTCGATGATTGCCTGAAGTCTCTTCCATCCGAGCCAAATGCTATTGCGCATGTCAACAGCTTACGAAGCCTATTGTCAAGAGGCGGTTTTAGACTAACTAAATGGATCAGCAACAGTCCCATGGTTAATGAAGCTATTCCCGATTCAGAGAGATCGAAAGAAATTAAAAGCACTGATACGGACAAGGACGACCCTCATGTACAGCGAGCTCTTGGAATTCAGTGGTGTGTAAGATCTGACACGTTTGGCTTCAGCATATGCCCAAAACCTCGTTCTCCGACGCGAAGAGGTGTTCTGTCTGCTGCGAGTTCGATTTTTGACCCTTTGGGTTTTTTGGCGCCTTTCATTCTGACTCCGAAACAAATTCTTCAAGATCTCTGTCGCATAAAGTTGGAATGGGATGAAGAAATTCCTCCGCAGGACATGCCACGCTGGGAAAATTGGCTTCTGGACCTCCCAAAGCTATCGTCTTTCTCTATAAGCCGTTGTTTGATGCCAGCAGAATTTGGTCAAGTCGCATCTAGCCAGCTCCATCATTTTTCCGATGCTTCGGAAGATGGGTACGGTTCAGTGTCTTACCTGCGACTAGTAAACGAAGAAGGAGGCATTCATTGTGCGTTCTTATTTGGCAAGTCACGCGTTACACCTCTGAAAGCTGTGACGATTCCCCGCCTAGAGGTCTCAGCCGCTACTATGTCTGTACGCCATGACAGGATGCTAAAGAGAGAAATCGAGATACCGCTCAGCATGCCATCGATGTTCTGGTCAGATAGTATGTCAGTGCTACGTTACATCAAGAACGAGACCAAACGTTTTCATACCTTTGTCGCCAATCGTATTTCCATGATTCGTGACGGTTTGACTCCAAATCAATGGCGGTATGTTGAAGGAATAGTCAACCCTGGCGATTCTGCGTCAAGACCGATGACAGCTGAAGCACTATTAAGCCGCAACCAGTGGTTAATGGGGCCGGAATTTCTATGGCAGCCTGAAGAAGAATGGCCTCAGAATCCCTCTTTAGGGAGTATTCCATGCGAAGATCCAGAAGTCAAAGCAGACATCAAGGTTTCCATGGTTTCAATAACTAAGTCCGTGCATCCTCTGACTGAGTATTTTCATCGAGTATCTTCATGGTACAGATTAAAGAAGTCAATAGCTTGGTTCCTGCGTTACCGTGACAACTTGAGAAGACTCGTAGAACGTAAGAAATCAAGAGAGTCAATTAGGTCTGTTCGAATGAAAGATCTGTGCTTCATCACCGTAGAAGAGATGCAGATAGCAGAATTAGAAATACTCAAGAATGTCCAGCGTTACCACTTTCCAGAAGAATTCGAAGAACTCGAGAAGAGCAAAAATGCTACCTGTGTTAGGAAGAGCAGCTCTCTTCGAAGCCTCGATCCTATCTTCGTTGATGGCCTTTTACGTGTTGGCGGCGGATTAGCTTCAGCGCCTATTCCCTTGGAATCCAAACACCAAATTATCCTCCCAAAGAAAGATTATGTAACCAATCTGGTAGCCAAGTATTATCACGTCATCTCTGGGCACTCAGGGAGAGAGTATGTATTGAACTTGGTGCGCGAAAAGTTTTGGATCATCAATGCAAGTTCTGTTATTAGAAGAGTTCTCTCCAAATGCCTTAGTTGCCGGCGAAGACAACGCCCTCTTTGCGAGCAGAAGATGGCCGATATTCCAGCCGATCGGATTACCCCGGATAAGCCACCTTTCACCTCCGTTGGCGTAGATTGTTTTGGCCCTCTCCAAGTCCGCCGCGGCCGAAGTCTTGTGAAGAGATACGGGGTTATTTTTACGTGTATGACTATCCGCGCAGTTCACCTGGAAGTTGCACATAGCTTGGATACTGATTCATTCCTCATGGCACTGCGAAGATTCATAGCTAGAAGAGGTCAAGTTAAGATAATAAGATCAGATAACGCTACCAACTTTACAAGTGGTGAGAGAGAGCTCAGAGAATCAATCAACGCATGGAATCAAAGCAAGATTCACGACACACTACTGCAGAAAAACATCAAATGGATCTGCAATCATCCAAATGGCTCACATTTTGGAGGCGCATGGGAACGCTGCATCCGCACCGCCCGAAAGATACTTCAAGCCCAGCTTCAGATGCAAACTATTGATGACGAAAGTCTGCCAACCCTGCTGTGTGAAGTAGAAAGTATAATGATTGGTCGACCACTCACCTCAGTTTCAACTGACCAACGAGACTTAGAGGCCTTGACACCAAATCACCTGCTTCTCTTACAAGCAGAAACTCAGTTGCCCCCTGGCCTTTTCAGCGAAGAAGACTGTTTCTCCCGTCGTAGATGGAAACACGTCCAGTACCTTTCGAACATTTTTTGGAGACGATGGTCCAAAGAGTACTTGCCTCAGCTCCAAACTAGGCAAAAATGA